DNA from Halobacillus ihumii:
AATTGAATATAAAAGTAAAAGAATGGAATGAGCTTACAGACTCTGAAAGGTTTTGGACATTAGAGCTAATAGCATTCCAACAATACAAGAAAAGAACCAGATTCGATGACATTGGCTTCCGCTAAAAAGCAATGAATCAAATTGGCTCCTATCCAAATTATAGCAGGGTAGGGGCTTTTAATCAATAACAAGCATGTATCTGAGAACCTCATAGATAGGGCAATTCTAAATTAATAGTTAAAACAAATAGTAACCTAGGAGGGTATTAAATGGAGTACGTACAACCCATTAGAAGTAAAGATAAAATTGAAGAGGTAAAAGCAGTCTTAAAAAGAATCTCATACAGGGATTATTTAATGTTTGTGACTGGGATTAATACAGGCTTAAGAGTGTCAGACTTATTGAGCTTACAAGTAAAGCATGTAAGGGATACAACACATGTAAAAATCAAAGAGAAAAAGACAGACAAAACTAAACGCTTTAAATTAAATTCAGTAACCATAGAGATTTTAAATGAGTATATTAGAGGTTTAGATGATGAAACTTATCTGTTTAAATCAAAGAGGACAAATAAACCAATCTCCAGAGTACAAGCATATAGAATTTTAAATGGTGCTGCTAAGAAAGCAGGACTAAAAGAAATAGGAACCCATACCATGAGAAAAACGTTTGGATACCACCATTATCAGCAATTTAAAGACGTTGCTTTATTACAACAGCTATTTAACCATAGTGCTCCATCAATAACATTAAGATACATTGGAGTTAATCAAGATTTAATGGATGCCACAATAGATAAATTTGCTTTGTAAGGAGGTAACAACCATAGAAGATAAAGGTAAAGGTAAGGATAAATAATCAAGTATCACATTGAGTATTCTGTTACGTTAAAAATAGAGCCCTTCAGAGGGATAATTGATAGCTTAAAGGGTTTATATATTGAAAGGTAGATTGAACCCTTTAGAATAGCTCTAGTAAACTCTCATGTAGGTATAAAAAAATACCCACCTCGGTCAAAGGTGGATAAAAGGAGTAAATTTTAAGGTATGAATAGTATAGCAGAAAAAGAGGTGGCCATCACATGAATTTATTTGATTTGTTGCGTAGTGATGGCTCAATAGTAGTAAATAAAGCATTAGCACATACAATAGGATTGAATGAAGCCATTATTTACAGTGAGCTAGTATCTTTAAATGAATACTGGAAAAGCAAAGAACAATTAACTGATGGTGAATGGTTTTACTGTACAATTGAAAATCTGCAAAAGAATACAACCCTAAAAAGATCAACACAAGATAAAGCAATCAAGAACCTTGAAAAGTTAGGGTTAATACATACAAGGAGAATGGGATTACCTGCTAAAAGGTATTTTAGAATTACAGACAAGATATATGAATTAATCCTCTCAAAAGCCCATTCTAATCAGTTTGTTGAAAATAAACAAACAAGAGTGTTGAAAAATGAACATACTAGTTTGCGGGATTTAAACAAACAAGATAGTCGAAATCAAACAACAAATAATACTAGAACTAATAATACTGAATTTAATAATACTGAATACCTTTATCTTTATCATGAAGACAAACTAAATGTATTATGGGAAATAAACATTCCAAAGGCTTTAAAAACAAAATTAAAAGACAAAATCTCAAATCTATCAGTTAATCAAATACATGAAATAGAACAGGCTTATCATCATCATTTAATGACTGGAAATGTAGTAGAAGATGAAACAGCTTATAATGACCCAGAGGTTTTAAATACACAACAATTTACAGACGTTATTGTAAAAATGCTTGATAATGTAGATGACATTAAAAATATCAAAGGATTAATCAAGAAATGGGTATTAAAAGCAATATCATTTAAAATGGACAATATTCTTGGCTTTGATTATTCATCCGGTAAAAAGTACGATTGGTTAAATAATCAATAAGTTATGTAAGGCTCTCAGAGGACATCTGAGGGCTTTTTATAGTTTACCCTAATGTAACCTCATGAAAGATATTGAATAATCTTAGAAGGGCATCTCTGTTATTCTCATACACACATACAACTATCATTTTAGCTTCAACATTCACAATCTACTAAATTTACAGAAATGAATGCAAATATTTGTTTACATAGTCCCAAATTTGTTGTATAATGGACTCATAGTTAGCAGTGCGGATGCACCAATGCCTAGAGAGGCAAGGGCTTAGTTTAGTAAACGATTTTGTCGTTTGCTTTATTTTAGTTTCTCTTTTTCATATATATTATATATATATTTTTTAGTTATTATAATTATTATTTATTAAATTAATTATATGTATATGTAAAAGAATAATACTTACAGTAAAGTAATAGAGAATATTACAGTATAGAATTGTAGAATATAAATTATACAGAATAGAATGTAGAATTATAGAGAATAGTATAATAGAACAATATAGCTTATACAGTATAAAAATATATAATATAAGCACGTGAGAAAAGAAAATTGAACAGAAAACACTCAGAGCAGTTGTTAGTTGACTTAAAGAAAAGTCGATTAGTAGCTGTTCTTTTTTATGCAAAATAAACAAAAAAGGAGTTGATAACATGCCAAAATCAAAACTCAGAGGTAAGATGTCAGTAGGTAATAAGCATCAACCAAATCGTGTTTATATCCCTCTTAAAATATTTAAGCATTTTGGGTTAGAATACGGCGATTATTTTGATACAGAAACCGTCGGTAAAAAGATAGTATTGAATCCAGTTAAAGTTGAGAAAGAAGCTCAAGAATAAAAATAAGAATTAGAGGGGCTGGACATAGTGAAAACAGCAGAAAAAGATAGCAGTATTATTCTAAGTGAAAATGAAAGAAAGCTATACAATAAAGGGCACTACTACATCAGACAAATATTTAAA
Protein-coding regions in this window:
- a CDS encoding site-specific integrase, with the protein product MEYVQPIRSKDKIEEVKAVLKRISYRDYLMFVTGINTGLRVSDLLSLQVKHVRDTTHVKIKEKKTDKTKRFKLNSVTIEILNEYIRGLDDETYLFKSKRTNKPISRVQAYRILNGAAKKAGLKEIGTHTMRKTFGYHHYQQFKDVALLQQLFNHSAPSITLRYIGVNQDLMDATIDKFAL